The following proteins are encoded in a genomic region of Acipenser ruthenus chromosome 4, fAciRut3.2 maternal haplotype, whole genome shotgun sequence:
- the LOC117400258 gene encoding WD repeat-containing protein 37 isoform X1: MPVESGTSSAARQAKQKRKSHSLSIRRTNSTEQDRTAMQRDMLEGQDSKLPSAIRHNLLELFGQIEREFENLYIENVELRREIDTLNERLAAEGQTVDGGDLSRGPLKAKASHSTSQLSQKLKTTYKASTSKIVSSFKTTTSRAVCQLVKEYVGHRDGIWDVRVTRTQPIVLGTASADHTAMLWSIETGKCLLKYVGHAGSVNSIKFHPTEQVALTASGDQTAHIWRFMVQLPAPQPTADTSQVSVDDEIDFSDKDEADCDGDGSSECPTIRVPSTTLKSHQGVVIAADWLVGGKQVVTASWDRAANLYDVETSELVHSLTGHDQELTHCCTHPTQRLVVTSSRDTTFRLWDFRDPSIHSVNVFQGHTDTVTSAVFTVGDNVVSGSDDRTVKVWDLKNMRSPIATIRTDSAVNRISVSVSQRIIALPHDNRQVRLFDMAGVRLARLPRSNRQGHRRMVCCSAWSEDNPICNLFTCGFDRQAIGWNINIPALLQDK, translated from the exons GATTCAAAACTGCCTTCAGCTATACGACACAATCTACTTGAGCTCTTTGGACAGATTGAGCGCGAGTTTGAGAATTTGTATATTGAAAATGTGGAGT TGCGTCGAGAAATTGATACACTTAATGAGCGCCTGGCAGCTGAAGGACAAACCGTTGACGGAGGAGACCTGAGCAGGGGACCTTTGAAAGCAAAAG CCAGCCACAGTACCAGTCAACTGTCTCAAAAACTGAAGACAACTTACAAGGCGTCAACCAGCAAG ATTGTGTCCAGCTTCAAAACCACAACATCAAGAGCAGTCTGCCAGCTGGTTAAGGAGTATGTTGGACACAGAGATGGAATTTGGGATGTTAGGGTCACACGGACACAACCCATTGTCTTGGGCACCGCATCAGCAG atcaCACTGCCATGCTGTGGAGCATTGAAACGGGAAAGTGCCTTCTTAAATATGTGGGTCATGCTGGGTCAG TAAATTCAATTAAATTTCATCCAACGGAGCAAGTAGCTCTCACAG CATCTGGAGACCAGACGGCTCACATCTGGAGGTTTATGGTGCAACTGCCCGCCCCACAGCCAACAGCAGACACCAGT caggTGTCTGTAGATGACGAAATCGACTTTTCTGATAAAGATGAAGCTGATTGTGACGGGGATGGCTCCAGCGAGTGTCCGACTATCAGAGTTCCTTCGACTACGCTGAAGAGTCACCAGGGCGTGGTCATAGCCGCTGATTGGCTGGTCGGAGGAAAGCAGGTGGTCACAGCTTCGTGGGACAGGGCAGCTAATCTGTATGATGTGGAAACATCCGAGCTTGTCCATTCACTTACAG GTCACGATCAGGAGTTAACCCATTGCTGTACTCATCCCACACAGCGTCTTGTGGTCACTTCATCTCGTGACACCACCTTCCGTCTCTGGGATTTTAGAGACCCTTCCATACACTCTGTGAATGTCTTTCAGGGTCACACTGA CACTGTTACATCAGCCGTTTTCACTGTGGGGGATAATGTGGTTTCTGGCAGCGATGATCGTACTGTAAAGGTTTGGGATTTGAAGAACATGAGATCTCCAATAGCAACCATCCGTACCGACTCCGCGGTGAACAG GATTAGTGTATCTGTGAGCCAAAGAATAATTGCTCTTCCACATGACAATCGTCAGGTCAGACTGTTTGATATGGCAGGAGTCCGGTTAGCTCGCCTTCCTCGCAGCAACAGACAG GGTCACCGTCGAATGGTGTGCTGTTCAGCCTGGAGTGAAGACAATCCCATCTGCAACTTGTTCACCTGCGGGTTCGACCGGCAAGCCATTGGATGGAATATCAACATCCCTGCCCTGCTGCAGGACAAATAA
- the LOC117400258 gene encoding WD repeat-containing protein 37 isoform X2, which yields MPVESGTSSAARQAKQKRKSHSLSIRRTNSTEQDRTAMQRDMLEGQDSKLPSAIRHNLLELFGQIEREFENLYIENVELRREIDTLNERLAAEGQTVDGGDLSRGPLKAKASHSTSQLSQKLKTTYKASTSKIVSSFKTTTSRAVCQLVKEYVGHRDGIWDVRVTRTQPIVLGTASADHTAMLWSIETGKCLLKYVGHAGSVNSIKFHPTEQVALTASGDQTAHIWRFMVQLPAPQPTADTSVSVDDEIDFSDKDEADCDGDGSSECPTIRVPSTTLKSHQGVVIAADWLVGGKQVVTASWDRAANLYDVETSELVHSLTGHDQELTHCCTHPTQRLVVTSSRDTTFRLWDFRDPSIHSVNVFQGHTDTVTSAVFTVGDNVVSGSDDRTVKVWDLKNMRSPIATIRTDSAVNRISVSVSQRIIALPHDNRQVRLFDMAGVRLARLPRSNRQGHRRMVCCSAWSEDNPICNLFTCGFDRQAIGWNINIPALLQDK from the exons GATTCAAAACTGCCTTCAGCTATACGACACAATCTACTTGAGCTCTTTGGACAGATTGAGCGCGAGTTTGAGAATTTGTATATTGAAAATGTGGAGT TGCGTCGAGAAATTGATACACTTAATGAGCGCCTGGCAGCTGAAGGACAAACCGTTGACGGAGGAGACCTGAGCAGGGGACCTTTGAAAGCAAAAG CCAGCCACAGTACCAGTCAACTGTCTCAAAAACTGAAGACAACTTACAAGGCGTCAACCAGCAAG ATTGTGTCCAGCTTCAAAACCACAACATCAAGAGCAGTCTGCCAGCTGGTTAAGGAGTATGTTGGACACAGAGATGGAATTTGGGATGTTAGGGTCACACGGACACAACCCATTGTCTTGGGCACCGCATCAGCAG atcaCACTGCCATGCTGTGGAGCATTGAAACGGGAAAGTGCCTTCTTAAATATGTGGGTCATGCTGGGTCAG TAAATTCAATTAAATTTCATCCAACGGAGCAAGTAGCTCTCACAG CATCTGGAGACCAGACGGCTCACATCTGGAGGTTTATGGTGCAACTGCCCGCCCCACAGCCAACAGCAGACACCAGT gTGTCTGTAGATGACGAAATCGACTTTTCTGATAAAGATGAAGCTGATTGTGACGGGGATGGCTCCAGCGAGTGTCCGACTATCAGAGTTCCTTCGACTACGCTGAAGAGTCACCAGGGCGTGGTCATAGCCGCTGATTGGCTGGTCGGAGGAAAGCAGGTGGTCACAGCTTCGTGGGACAGGGCAGCTAATCTGTATGATGTGGAAACATCCGAGCTTGTCCATTCACTTACAG GTCACGATCAGGAGTTAACCCATTGCTGTACTCATCCCACACAGCGTCTTGTGGTCACTTCATCTCGTGACACCACCTTCCGTCTCTGGGATTTTAGAGACCCTTCCATACACTCTGTGAATGTCTTTCAGGGTCACACTGA CACTGTTACATCAGCCGTTTTCACTGTGGGGGATAATGTGGTTTCTGGCAGCGATGATCGTACTGTAAAGGTTTGGGATTTGAAGAACATGAGATCTCCAATAGCAACCATCCGTACCGACTCCGCGGTGAACAG GATTAGTGTATCTGTGAGCCAAAGAATAATTGCTCTTCCACATGACAATCGTCAGGTCAGACTGTTTGATATGGCAGGAGTCCGGTTAGCTCGCCTTCCTCGCAGCAACAGACAG GGTCACCGTCGAATGGTGTGCTGTTCAGCCTGGAGTGAAGACAATCCCATCTGCAACTTGTTCACCTGCGGGTTCGACCGGCAAGCCATTGGATGGAATATCAACATCCCTGCCCTGCTGCAGGACAAATAA
- the LOC117400258 gene encoding WD repeat-containing protein 37 isoform X3, with protein MEDSKLPSAIRHNLLELFGQIEREFENLYIENVELRREIDTLNERLAAEGQTVDGGDLSRGPLKAKASHSTSQLSQKLKTTYKASTSKIVSSFKTTTSRAVCQLVKEYVGHRDGIWDVRVTRTQPIVLGTASADHTAMLWSIETGKCLLKYVGHAGSVNSIKFHPTEQVALTASGDQTAHIWRFMVQLPAPQPTADTSQVSVDDEIDFSDKDEADCDGDGSSECPTIRVPSTTLKSHQGVVIAADWLVGGKQVVTASWDRAANLYDVETSELVHSLTGHDQELTHCCTHPTQRLVVTSSRDTTFRLWDFRDPSIHSVNVFQGHTDTVTSAVFTVGDNVVSGSDDRTVKVWDLKNMRSPIATIRTDSAVNRISVSVSQRIIALPHDNRQVRLFDMAGVRLARLPRSNRQGHRRMVCCSAWSEDNPICNLFTCGFDRQAIGWNINIPALLQDK; from the exons ATGGAA GATTCAAAACTGCCTTCAGCTATACGACACAATCTACTTGAGCTCTTTGGACAGATTGAGCGCGAGTTTGAGAATTTGTATATTGAAAATGTGGAGT TGCGTCGAGAAATTGATACACTTAATGAGCGCCTGGCAGCTGAAGGACAAACCGTTGACGGAGGAGACCTGAGCAGGGGACCTTTGAAAGCAAAAG CCAGCCACAGTACCAGTCAACTGTCTCAAAAACTGAAGACAACTTACAAGGCGTCAACCAGCAAG ATTGTGTCCAGCTTCAAAACCACAACATCAAGAGCAGTCTGCCAGCTGGTTAAGGAGTATGTTGGACACAGAGATGGAATTTGGGATGTTAGGGTCACACGGACACAACCCATTGTCTTGGGCACCGCATCAGCAG atcaCACTGCCATGCTGTGGAGCATTGAAACGGGAAAGTGCCTTCTTAAATATGTGGGTCATGCTGGGTCAG TAAATTCAATTAAATTTCATCCAACGGAGCAAGTAGCTCTCACAG CATCTGGAGACCAGACGGCTCACATCTGGAGGTTTATGGTGCAACTGCCCGCCCCACAGCCAACAGCAGACACCAGT caggTGTCTGTAGATGACGAAATCGACTTTTCTGATAAAGATGAAGCTGATTGTGACGGGGATGGCTCCAGCGAGTGTCCGACTATCAGAGTTCCTTCGACTACGCTGAAGAGTCACCAGGGCGTGGTCATAGCCGCTGATTGGCTGGTCGGAGGAAAGCAGGTGGTCACAGCTTCGTGGGACAGGGCAGCTAATCTGTATGATGTGGAAACATCCGAGCTTGTCCATTCACTTACAG GTCACGATCAGGAGTTAACCCATTGCTGTACTCATCCCACACAGCGTCTTGTGGTCACTTCATCTCGTGACACCACCTTCCGTCTCTGGGATTTTAGAGACCCTTCCATACACTCTGTGAATGTCTTTCAGGGTCACACTGA CACTGTTACATCAGCCGTTTTCACTGTGGGGGATAATGTGGTTTCTGGCAGCGATGATCGTACTGTAAAGGTTTGGGATTTGAAGAACATGAGATCTCCAATAGCAACCATCCGTACCGACTCCGCGGTGAACAG GATTAGTGTATCTGTGAGCCAAAGAATAATTGCTCTTCCACATGACAATCGTCAGGTCAGACTGTTTGATATGGCAGGAGTCCGGTTAGCTCGCCTTCCTCGCAGCAACAGACAG GGTCACCGTCGAATGGTGTGCTGTTCAGCCTGGAGTGAAGACAATCCCATCTGCAACTTGTTCACCTGCGGGTTCGACCGGCAAGCCATTGGATGGAATATCAACATCCCTGCCCTGCTGCAGGACAAATAA